CGGAGACCGAGGAACGCATCGCGGCGCTGGTCGAAGCCGGCGTCGACGTGGTGGTGGTCGATACCGCGCACGGCCACTCCAAGGGCGTGCTCGACCGCGTCGCCTGGGTCAAGAAACACTATCCGGACCTGCAGCTCATCGGCGGCAACATTGCCACGCCGGAAGGCGCGCTGGCGCTGGTCGAAGCCGGCGCCGATGCGGTCAAGGTTGGCATCGGTCCGGGGTCGATCTGCACCACGCGCGTGGTCGCCGGGGTTGGCGTGCCGCAGATCAGCGCCGTCATGGGCGTGGCCGAAGCGCTCGCGGGCCTGGGCGTGCCGCTGATTTCCGATGGCGGCATCCGCTATTCGGGCGATTTTTCCAAGGCCCTGGCCGCCGGCGCCAATGCGGTGATGATCGGCTCCATGTTCGCCGGCACCGAAGAATCGCCGGGCGAGGTCGATCTTTATCAGGGGCGCTCCTACAAGTCCTATCGCGGCATGGGTTCGCTGGGTGCGATGTCGCAGACCAGCGGCTCCAGGGACCGCTATTTCCAGGACACCACCACCGAAGTCGAAAAACTGGTGCCGGAGGGCATCGAAGGCCGCGTGCCGTACAAGGGCCCGATGGCGTCGATCGTCCATCAGCTGATCGGCGGCCTGCGCGCCTCCATGGGTTACACCGGCTGCAAGAGCATCGACGAACTGCGTACCAAGACCCGCTTCAACACGATCACCGCGGCGGGCATCAAGGAATCGCATGTGCACGACGTGACCATCATCAAGGAAGCGCCGAACTACCGCGTCGAATGACGCCAGCCTCCCACCACACGATCGCCGGGAACCCGTAGATGGCGGATATTCATGCTGACCGAATCCTGATTCTCGACTTCGGCAGTCAGTACACCCAGTTGATCGCCCGCCGCGTGCGCGAACTCGGCGTCTATTGCGAGCTGCACCCCTGGGACATGGACGAAGCGGACATCCGCGCCTTCGGTCCCAGGGGCATCATCCTGTCCGGCGGCCCGGAATCGGTCACGGCCGAGAATTCGCCGCGCGCCGCGATGGTGGTCTACGAACTCGGCGTGCCAGTGTTCGGCATCTGTTACGGCATGCAGACCATGGCCGTGCAACTGGGCGGCGTGGTCGTAGGCTCCGAAACCCGCGAATTTGGCTACGCCGAAGTCCGCGCGCGCGGCCACAGCAAGCTGTTCCGGGACATCGAGGACCGCGTCAACGCCAAGGGCCACGGTCTGCTCGACGTGTGGATGAGCCACGGCGACCACGTGGTGCAACTCCCGCAAGGCTTCTTCGCCTGCGGCCAGACGCGGGACGTCCCGCTGGCCGCGATGGCCGACGACGAACGTCGCTACTACGGCGTGCAGTTCCATCCCGAGGTCACCCACACCGCCCAGGGCGCGCGCATCCTGTCGCGCTTCGTGCACGACCTGTGCGGCTGCGGATCGAGCTGGACGCCCGGCAAGATCATCGACGACGCCATCGCGCGCGTGCGCGAGGAAGTCGGCGGCGGCAAGGTCCTGCTGGGCCTGTCCGGCGGCGTCGATTCCTCCGTGGTCGCCGCCCTGCTGCACAAGGCCATCGGCGATCAGCTCACCTGCGTGTTCGTGGACCACGGCCTGCTGCGCCTGGACGAAGGCGACCAGGTCATGCGCGTGTTCGCGCAGCACCTCGGCGTCAAGGTCATCCGCGTCAATGCCGAACAACGCTTCATGCAGGCCCTGGCCGGCGTGGATGACCCCGAAGCCAAGCGCAAGATCATCGGCGGCCTGTTCATCGACGTGTTCGACGAGGAAGCGACCACGCTCACGGACGTGGATTACCTGGCTCAGGGCACCATCTACCCGGACGTGATCGAATCCGCCGGCAGCAAGACCGGCAAGGCCCACGTCATCAAGAGCCATCACAACGTCGGCGGCCTGCCGGCGCACATGAAGCTCAAGCTGGTGGAGCCGCTG
This region of Banduia mediterranea genomic DNA includes:
- the guaB gene encoding IMP dehydrogenase, whose product is MRIQHEALTFDDVLLLPAYSDVLPRQVDTSTQLTRTIRLNIPLLSAAMDTVTEAKLAIALAQEGGLGIVHKNMTAAQQAAEVRQVKKYESGVIVDPICVPPNMTIGEVLKLTRDHRISGVPVVDGDQLVGIVTSRDLRFESRYGEPVSIVMTPKDRLVTVHEGASREEVVTKLHRHRIEKVLVVNDHFALRGMITVKDIQKSSDFPRACKDEKGSLRVGAAVGTGPETEERIAALVEAGVDVVVVDTAHGHSKGVLDRVAWVKKHYPDLQLIGGNIATPEGALALVEAGADAVKVGIGPGSICTTRVVAGVGVPQISAVMGVAEALAGLGVPLISDGGIRYSGDFSKALAAGANAVMIGSMFAGTEESPGEVDLYQGRSYKSYRGMGSLGAMSQTSGSRDRYFQDTTTEVEKLVPEGIEGRVPYKGPMASIVHQLIGGLRASMGYTGCKSIDELRTKTRFNTITAAGIKESHVHDVTIIKEAPNYRVE
- the guaA gene encoding glutamine-hydrolyzing GMP synthase encodes the protein MADIHADRILILDFGSQYTQLIARRVRELGVYCELHPWDMDEADIRAFGPRGIILSGGPESVTAENSPRAAMVVYELGVPVFGICYGMQTMAVQLGGVVVGSETREFGYAEVRARGHSKLFRDIEDRVNAKGHGLLDVWMSHGDHVVQLPQGFFACGQTRDVPLAAMADDERRYYGVQFHPEVTHTAQGARILSRFVHDLCGCGSSWTPGKIIDDAIARVREEVGGGKVLLGLSGGVDSSVVAALLHKAIGDQLTCVFVDHGLLRLDEGDQVMRVFAQHLGVKVIRVNAEQRFMQALAGVDDPEAKRKIIGGLFIDVFDEEATTLTDVDYLAQGTIYPDVIESAGSKTGKAHVIKSHHNVGGLPAHMKLKLVEPLRELFKDEVRKIGVELGLPREMVYRHPFPGPGLGVRILGVVTQDAANKLRKADAIFIEELRKAGLYDEVSQAFAVFLPVKSVGVMGDGRRHEPVIALRAVETIDFMTARWAHLPYELLDVCARRIVNEVNGTSRVVYDISGKPPATI